A stretch of Sulfurimonas xiamenensis DNA encodes these proteins:
- a CDS encoding thiazole synthase, translating to MQDILKIGKYELGSRLIVGSGKYKDFQTTKEATIASGSELITVAVRRLNITDPDKENLRDTFAGTNVRFLPNSAGCVTAEEAITTFRLTREATGIDLIKLEVIGDTQKTLYPDVLETIKACEILSKEGFTIMAYTSDDPIMAKRLEDAGAHAIMPLAAPIGSGLGIQNPYNVVFIRDAVNVPVIVDAGIGCASDAAYAMELGADGVLTNTAIAQAQNPMIMAEAMKHAVIAGRMSYLAGRIPKRPYATASSPVDGMIQF from the coding sequence ATGCAAGATATACTAAAAATCGGAAAATATGAACTTGGCTCGCGCCTTATCGTTGGAAGTGGAAAATATAAGGATTTTCAAACCACAAAAGAGGCGACAATTGCAAGCGGAAGCGAACTTATAACTGTTGCTGTTCGTCGTTTAAACATCACAGATCCGGATAAAGAGAATCTTCGTGATACATTTGCCGGAACCAATGTAAGGTTTCTTCCAAACTCTGCCGGATGTGTAACTGCTGAAGAGGCTATTACCACCTTTAGGCTTACTCGTGAAGCAACCGGGATAGATCTGATAAAATTAGAGGTTATCGGCGATACACAAAAAACACTTTATCCTGATGTTTTAGAGACTATAAAAGCGTGCGAAATTCTCTCAAAAGAGGGCTTTACCATTATGGCGTATACTTCAGATGATCCGATTATGGCAAAGAGACTTGAAGATGCTGGCGCTCATGCTATTATGCCTCTTGCCGCGCCAATCGGAAGCGGACTTGGGATTCAAAACCCATACAATGTTGTTTTTATCCGTGATGCAGTAAATGTTCCCGTAATAGTTGACGCAGGAATAGGGTGTGCAAGCGATGCTGCTTATGCTATGGAGCTTGGCGCTGACGGAGTATTGACAAATACTGCAATAGCGCAGGCACAAAACCCTATGATAATGGCTGAAGCGATGAAGCATGCTGTAATTGCAGGGCGCATGAGCTATCTTGCAGGAAGAATCCCTAAACGCCCTTATGCTACTGCATCTTCACCGGTTGATGGGATGATACAGTTTTAG